In one Prochlorococcus marinus XMU1404 genomic region, the following are encoded:
- the psaC gene encoding photosystem I iron-sulfur center protein PsaC encodes MSHAVKIYDTCIGCTQCVRACPLDVLEMVPWDGCKAGQIASSPRTEDCVGCKRCETACPTDFLSIRVYLGDETSRSMGLAY; translated from the coding sequence ATGTCACACGCAGTTAAAATTTATGACACTTGCATTGGTTGTACCCAATGTGTAAGGGCTTGCCCACTTGATGTTTTAGAAATGGTTCCTTGGGACGGCTGTAAAGCTGGCCAAATAGCTTCATCTCCTAGAACAGAAGATTGTGTAGGTTGTAAAAGATGTGAAACGGCATGTCCAACAGATTTCTTAAGTATTCGTGTTTATTTAGGAGACGAGACTTCTAGGAGTATGGGCTTAGCATATTAA